gataacccatacggagatcaagcttggagaatacttgggcacctttgagttgttcgaacagctcattgatgttgggaagtgggtatttgttcttgatggtcttcttgttcactggacggtaatcaacacaaagttggtccattccatccttcttcttcacaaaaagaacaccacaaccccacggagaagaactaggccggatgagacccattttctcttgaatatcgagttgcttcttcagctccttcaactctttaggtccgagcttgtaaggacgtttgcacacaggttccgtgccgggctcaagatcaataacgaattcaactggccggttcggaggcattcctgggagctcttctggaaacacgtcttgatattcgcaaacgactggaatttgagagatggcatccaattcacccttctcattgagagaaaacagacggatagtatcatcacgagcggcaaagacaattacatcctcagacaaatgagtcaactgaatctgtctggctgcacaatcaagatgtgccttgtgcttagaaagccaatccattccgagaataagatcaatatccgaattgccaagaaccaccggagaagagagaaatttgtaatcgcccaacgtgatagagacatccgagacgcaattgttagaagtcatttgcttgcccaaagacacaatcttcaatggaacaggaatccttttggtcacaaaatcatgcttggccacaaatggagttgaaataaaagaaagcgatccaccagtgtcaaaaagaacttttgcaggaacatcttaacaggaaggttacccatgatcacatctggtgagtcctctgcatgagctgcattcagcaaattgaccttggcgtgcttaggGTTAtgtttgaccacagctgtacttgccgatctgacaggaggaggaggaggaagacgcctctggttgaaacacttgttggcatagtgacccttctgttggcatttgttgcacgtgacctctgaaagcggacggtgatacggagcactcgatcttggagcttgagacgaagtcttgttctgaaagccagggttgggtgggtgggaagaaccactgccacctttgctcttctgctgatacggctgacggaacggagaaggaggaagccaatacttctgctgcttggccacttgagtagaggaagaaggagtaacatctctgactcgcttcttggaagcgtcgcacctcaactgagcagcctcttgcttcagtgccatgttgtagaactcatcgtatctcaagggctcgaagaggacaagagcgagctgaatttcttctctgagaccacccctgaactgatatatcatgctcttctcatcaggcacatcctgcttggcaaagcgggcgagcttctggaacaacttgttgtagtcatagacagacaaagagccttgcttcagattgcggaattcctcacgcttgctttcaaccacgctctggggaatatgatgagctcggaaatctcgacggaaatcatcccaagtgataacacgtccacctctggagtccttgcactactggaaccattctgcagcttgatctttgagttggaaggaagcgagcttaacaaagtcctcatgcctgacgttactgcactcgaaatgcatacacagatccacaagccaatcgtcagcatcggttgcctcaacataattgctgaaagtctttggcccgttagcaaggaactggttgagtgtagcaaagtgattctgattgctgccttgattcccttggttgcgctcttgaagaatttgcatgatcaactatgtgtttgcattggttgtggccatcacagcttgccatgcctctggaggaggtggaggtggtggcggatcaggattcggagtcgtgcgcgttggaggagccatcctgaagaggttgaccaccattagcacattgatagataaaatattgaagctgaatccaacggaatgaaaattgcaacatatagtcttcacatccgaacaaaatgaacgaatgcattcctcttgaaatggtcacatatccataaattgagaagccacgtagaattaaggtagagaaataaatcaacaaggtacggatcaagaacgaataatcagtaagaaatcccaatctcaaaccaatatccgtggaagaagaactagagctactagaattcccacctatgaaactcccgaacctttccggttatgcaatccggtgttggggatacaggggaagcataatatctcacccaaattagcaaatcctacatccagttgtatccatccttcaacacataaccaagaaaccttcggaaaccatctacctcaactttcgaaaatcatccgttatacaagttatggcgatactcccgaactcccgccccagtactaggtggcgtcgaggttatctcaccaacgaactgcataaaagagattttcgatgtcggtgtactaaactcaggtattccagaactgcaacgataaaattatgatgacaacacctcagagctcaactccccgggacacttccactaaacccctgacaggaggcaccaagacaatgttctcatcataaaaccatcggaacgattccgagatacccgcgtgatcctacaaaaattagtgaaatttgagaagagaagagtcaaaactctacgtcaggatgccttaccagagcgatgaggagactgggaagtaaaaagaattcctaaactctccgatatataattcctaaatgactcaaaacatttttctagacacaactcggccactaaaaacgattaagtaatggggctcctaaggtcggggaaggctctgattaccaacttgtaacaccctcgatgcgactatatctcccacgtgtcgaggcacgacttagaggcataatcgcattaaaggcatatgtcgcaagttaggtaatcatcacaacatcccatgtaatataaataataaaggggagataacatagttggcttacactcgccacgtcaatcaagtacataagtaacattacatcatccaaacactcatggcccgactacggcgccaaaataaaagagaacccaacatgcgacaacggtcccgttcaccccaactgggcaccactactgatcatcggggaaggaaacatagtaacgttgagagtcctcgtcgaactcccacttgagctcgtacgcgtctcctggagcggaatcatcaggccctgcatctggtgtaatagtaatctgtgagccacagggactcagcaatctcgcaccctcgtgatcaagactatttaagcttataggtaaggcaaggtaaatatgagtggagctgcagcaagcgactagcaaaatatggtggctaacttatacgcagaagagagcgagaagaggaggcaaagcgcgagcgagaaactagagagcaacctgcgcaaacattactccaacaccgtgtccacttcccggactccgccgagaagaggccatcacggtaacacactcggttgattcattttaattaaataaggttcaagttatctacaaccggacattaacaaattcccatctgcccataaccgcgggcacggctttcgaaacttcaaatccctgcaggggagtcccaacttagcccatgacaagctctcacggtcaacgaaggaatagacctcctcccaagacgttccgatcagactcggtatctcggttactcaagacacttcgacaggttaaaacaaatccagcaacaccgcccgaatgtgccgacaaatcccgataggagatgcacatatctctttctcagggcacactcagatgaacactacgtacaactaaaaccaaccctcaagttgccccaaggtggcgctgcaagtggctctatttggaccaacactcagaggagcactggcccgggggggtttaaaataagatgaccctcgggctccggaaacccaagagaaaaagaggctaggtggcaaatggtaagaccaatgttgggcattgctggaaaagctttaatcaaggcgaaatatcaaggggttcccattataacccaaccgtgtaaggaacgtaaaatctgggaacataacaccgatatgacggaaactagggcggcaagagtggaacaaaacactaggcgagaggccgagccttccaccctttaccaagtatatagatgcattaagataacatggcaatataatgatatcccaacaagtaaatgaatgatgttccaacaaggaacggccttcaatcttcacctgcaactagcaacgctataagaggggctgagcaaagcggtaacatcgccaatcaacggtttgctcggacaatggtgggttagaggtttgacatggcaatttgggaggcttgcaaataagtggtaggcatcgtagcattggcatagcaaaagagcgagcaaactagcatagcaaagatagtagtgatttcgagggtatgatcatcttgcatgcacagttgtcagagttgactggatcctcgaaagcaaactcaacgggctcctcgttagcgaactcgtctctcggctctacccaaacaagacaaacaagcaacaaggatacaatcaaccacgtgcgaactcaaacaacacgatgcaaagatgatatgctatgcgggatgcgatgcgggatgcaaaatgcaagatatgacaagaaatgcatgaacctggcctcaacttggaaaaccaagtgtgccactggaaagatgatatgaaatcgcttgaaaacaatataaagaacgctggaatcggagttacggtttggaaatggcaagcgattcaaaaatgacaccggtctgcgatatacagcaagtaggcatctaaatgcaatgaaatgaacatgctacagcacccaaacatgacaacaaaatacatggcatggatgcacacaagatgcttaacaaaagtctagcactgagctacggccaaatcatccattaacaggttcaaacaagcatggcaaaaatgcatatgacaaacagatctcagacttagtgaaatcaacacttgtctggaatttcagatcaggtagccctcttcggagcaacaaaactacatgctacaggatctgaacatggcaaagtaaagcatggcatggagctactcaaagagcttaacaaaagtcccttagtgaccttgagccaaaagggatcagaaaatacaaagcatgtgaacatagcaaaaacataatcagtttcagacttagtgaaaaactgacacatgctgaaatataactcaagtaggcatgtttacgagctcgatgcactcactacggtgtaagtcatggcaagacaagcatacatccatcaagaaggcacaaaatacaagctagacatggcaataacaatagcatagcatgcacggatcaactacaacatcaccggcaaaattgcaaacaagttgacaatctgcccagaatcacaaagtagcaaaagtagagctcgattgactcaagctagggtgctccataattgcaaacaaagacatggatggatagagcgctacaagtttaacaaaactcccttactgatcatcctcaaaagaggcacgtatcactaggaaacaacatgaacatatggcatcacgagataaacaactccaggacttagtgaaattactaagtccctgaaaacagaattagcaagtgcaccactttgcaagcttgcacaagtcaccacacacatcacaaaaatacatgggttgcacctctgaaaagatgacaaaacccttaacaaaacatatgtagagctcacgggcatatcatgcacacaataatcatggcaaaaatgacaaaagtgcaaaacggagtagcagatctgacaattaactcaagtagccctcttttaatagcatttcgggcatcaagatgagcttaaatgaaaatgatgcaatggaattaaatgatatactctctgagatgaacattttgatatgctatatgcatgaatcagagttacggatgcaaagtgacAGAGCCGCGAACCTGGCAGcttggatctgcaatttcgggacTTAGACAAAAAAACAACCTCGCGAAAATTAGGGTTCACTGTTCACCCGCGCCGATCTACTGTTCATCCGCAACGGgatcgaggtcgccggcgaggatctCCGGCGAGGGAGAGgtggggccgggcggcggcggcggtcgggcgCCGTGCGGCgacaggcgcggggcggcgcgatgGAGGCNNNNNNNNNNNNNNNNNNNNNNNNNNNNNNNNNNNNNNNNNNNNNNNNNNNNNNNNNNNNNNNNNNNNNNNNNNNNNNNNNNNNNNNNNNNNNNNNNNNNNNNNNNNNNNNNNNNNNNNNNNNNNNNNNNNNNNNNNNNNNNNNNNNNNNNNNNNNNNNNNNNNNNNNNNNNNNNNNNNNNNNNNNNNNNNNNNNNNNNNNNNNNNNNNNNNNNNNNNNNNNNNNNNNNNNNNNNNNNNNNNNNNNNNNNNNNNNNNNNNNNNNNNNNNNNNNNNNNNNNNNNNNNNNNNNNNNNNNNNNNNNNNNNNNNNNNNNNNNNNNNNNNNNNNNNNNNNNNNNNNNNNNNNNNNNNNNNNNNNNNNNNNNNNNNNNNNNNNNNNNNNNNNNNNNNNNNNNNNNNNNNNNNNNNNNNNNNNNNNNNNNNNNNNNNNNNNNNNNNNNNNNNNNNNNNNNNNNNNNNNNNNNNNNNNNNNNNNNNNNNNNNNNNNNNNNNNNNNNNNNNNNNNNNNNNNNNNNNNNNNNNNNNNNNNNNNGCCGCGGCGggccggcggaggaggcggcgatgtggggcgccgggttgccacgtggcgggcggcgagtggctggcggcggcggcgcgcaggtcggacacgtccgactcggcgcggacgttgtccggcggcgcgaggaggagcggatctagggtttcggggaggggggtCCGAGATATTTCGAGGggggcctatttataggcataggaggagctaggagagtccaaatgaggtgcggttttcggccacgcgatcgtgatcgaacgatctagatgatggagcagagttaggtgggttttgggccaaattggaggggtgttgggctgcaacacacacgaggccttttcggttcctcagttaaccgttggagtatcaaatgaagtccaaatgatacgaaacttgacagacggtctaccggtagtaaaccaaggccgcttggcaagtctcggtccaatccggaaatgtctaatccccacacacgaaagaaagctagaaatgaccaccggagaagaacgaagcgccggaatgcaaaacggacaacggggaaaatgctcgaacgcatgagacgaacacgtatgcaaatgcaaagcacatgataacatgatatgatatgcatgacaacgacaacaacacacggagacaaaacccgaacccgaggaaataaatataacttaacgccggaaacggcaagagttggagtacaaattgagaaaattacatccggggtgttacagactcACCGCCCACGCGGTCAAGACGCCGTGAACGTCGCCAGCCGAGGACGTCGGCGCTCCTAACGGGGCCGCCGCCCCTGGTCCAGGTTCCTCCACGAAGGCCAGAGTGGCGAGACCCGCCGCAAGTAACGAGATCCGGCACCGCCCGGCCGACACCATCGCCCAAGCCTGCTGTCGACCGATCCCGCCGCCACTGGGAGCCCGCACGCTGCCGGGAGTCCCACACCCATGGATCTAGGCACCGGTGCACCGCCGCGAGTCCGCCGCCTCCGGGATCCGCCACACTGTTGGGAGGGCCGCACCCCGCGGATCCCCCGTGGTCCTTTCTACAGTGTTTCTAAGGCATCTGCTTTTCCGTTCTCCTTGTAGTACTAGTTTCTGTGTGCGTATGTTCTTATAGCTCGTTTTTTTTTGTGGAATATTTTTGTAACTCGTTATTGCTTAATGAATGGCACAGTTACTTCATAAAGAAAAGGTCAGATACCATGGGGCGGTACAACTCTGGACCACAAAACACCACCCCAGCCTCTAGTCTGAACTCTTGGCAGCAGATATGAGCCCTGACCTGGACACTCATACGTGTGGAGTAAAAAAAAGCAGGACGCAGAGTGAGCAGCAACAAGAAGTACTCCTAGTAGTAAGCAGACGAGATGTGCTTCGTGTGGTGGATATGGCCTAACTTAGCCGACGAGGAGCCGGCTCCAATCTCGGTCTCCTCTCTCCCTAATCCTAGAGCTTAATCGTGGCCATCCGTTGCGGATGATGATGCTCGCAGCGAGCGCGCTGCCCCTCCAAGGTGTGCATAATCTACCATCCATGTCCCTCTTTTTCTTGCCCTGATTCAAGTTCTTGGGATGAAATCCGCACCTGGCAGTTGTTTTTCCGGTTACTCCGGAATCTTCCGTCCGTCTTCTTGGCATATACCTTCCTTTTTCAGCCACCTAATTCCATCATGTACATGTGCATTCGATCATCATTTTGATGTCCTTACATTGGCAGATCATATTTGAACAGGTTGGAAACGCCAGATCTCAGCTGTTACCTACCAACAGCCACATTCAGTCCCACGCGCTGTACGTCTTGCACACTGAACCGTCAAAAAGTTTCAGTAAGTTCCCCGTGTATCTATCAGTGACAACCAGACCTTACTTACCTGATAAACACTGAAGGTGTTCAGAGTATCTGCAACAAAGAATAATGAGAGGAAACGGAGGCGCGCCCGGAATCTGCCCAAAGGCCCAGCGTTGATCGCCGAGGAAGCTTCTCCGAGCAACGGCGAAAACCCCGCCACCATCCTCGGTCTCGATGGCGATGGTGATGCTACTAGTGATGGCAAAGTTGCAGGTGCCCCAAGGGGTGCTGTTCTTCAGTCCTGCACTCTCACATCCGGCTTGCTGCTTGCAGCAGGTCTCCTTCTTCGTGaggtaaaacattgtgtttgtaGTACTGCTACATTTTGCAGGCTAAACTAGCCTATAAAAATATTGCACTCTGAACCCAAAAACATTGTGTTTGTAGTAGTACTCTATAGTATGGCAGAACATTCTGGTGATCAAAATGTCCTACTGTCACTTTTACAGGCATCACACATTGCATCTTCAAATGGATTGCCATTTGCTGACCCTACAGCCATATCATGTCAGTTTGCTCCTTGTTCTGTTACGAAATGAACGACATGTCATGTAACCCCTGTGTTAAGTCGGCCAAATGTCCCCAAGCAAACTGATCCAGTGCTTTTCTGCAGTCAATTTTGAAACTTGGCATCTCGAGTTGGTCGCTGGACTCGTAATATTGATATCGTCTACCAGATACATTCTGCTGCAGACATGGCCCGATTTCAGAGATTCCAGTGAAGCTGCAAATACACAGGTATGTGCCTTTGAATAGTCTCATTTACTTACAATTGCTTCTTCCATATTTGCCTAAAGATTTCATAAAGGATCTTGTGAATTTGCATGAATTATACAATGGACAAcaagacttgtgttttattaaatTTTATTTATATTAATCGATACATGCCTTGCACGTACACAATTACCAGTCACAATCTATGTAGCTTTGTATAAACTGACTTATTTTTATTAGTTCCGCTCTTTTCTGATgtcattttcaattttttttttgcgACTGTGATGTCATTTTCAAATTAACTGGGCCCTTGGCAAACTTACCAAACGGTATTAGCTAGTGAAAGTCCCCTTATTTAGACACTAACTTCTAATGATTTATTCTTACCTGGTAGATCCTTACTTCCCTGGAGTCTCTGGATTACATAGTAGTTGCTTGTCTCCCTGGAATAAGCGAAGTAAGCATATATGTTTCTTTAAAACTTTATTCAAGAATATTTATTTTCTCGAGAATAAAGCTTCAAGTCTAATTTTGATATCAGGAGTTCCTGTTTCGAGGTGCATTGATGCCAATTTTTGGATTGAATTGGATAAGTGCTCTAGCAACTGGTGTATTTTTCGGCGTTCTTCACTTGGGCAACGGCAGGAAATATTCATTTGCAGTCTGGTAACCGTTCTCCCCGCTGTACTTTCAAACATGTCTAGTAGAATTGAAAAAAAGTGTAAGGTCCATAGGTTTGTTCGCAGTTCTTAAAACATGCCAATTACCAGGGTATTACCACCCAAATTTACTATTGTGCGTTGTTATATCGAAATATCTTTTTTGTGTTTGCAGGGCAACATTTGTAGGCCTTGCCTATGGTTTAGCAACCATAGCTTCCTCAAGCATCATAGTCCCAATGGCTTCTCATTCCATAAACAATATTATTGGAGGCTTACTTTGGCGCTTCGGAGACAACTCAGAAAGAAAAATATAGATTGGGTAATACTTCCTCTTGAACAAAAGTTTTCATTTGCAATTTGTACATGTAGCACTATCATAGATTGTTTTAGTTCTTACTGGACTCGTTGGTTACTTCAGTTGCTGCCTGTATTATCTGTGGATAAGTAGTCCTCAAATCATTTGGTGGTGAAATTAAGCTAATGATAGCTGTTTTACTTGTGTCATGTTATCTTCCATGCTTTTTGAGCTACTGATACTCTGGCTTATACCGAACCTGAAACCGTATGTTATTTAACTAGAACTGCCATGGGTGGGTCTGATACTCTGATATTGTCATATTCAGATCATGTTGCTTCAAAGTAACAAACGTAACAGTGTTATTGGAAAAGTAACATACAGCACAACTGAAAACTTAGACTTTCCGATGTACTATTTACTACAAAATCATGCCAAGACAGCACACCGGGAGTATCTCCTGTCTTGTTCCCAAGATGGGCAAAGTGAAGACACACCCTGATACGGTTTTACAGACTTGATATTACTTGCAGCACTTTTCACAAACAGGTGGAAACCTGTGGATGTTACAGTAGCAGCAGGCCACACTGCAGTAATTGTTGCAACCTGTAAATAGTATCAGTTCATTCAAGAAAATCAGTAACCTCAGCATGACTTGTAACAATGTATGTATTCTACGACTGTTTGAAGGCTGATGATGCAAAGCAAAACATGGCGGCACAATCTCTCCTAATAGCCAAAAGCATGTCAAAGCTTACATAAGCTGCGGAAAGCATCATGATAAGACAGAGAGTTTCAGCAGATTACCAGTGATAACAATGTATCCAGACGTTCGTGCGCTCCTCGAGCTAGCCGCGGGTAGAGGCGGTGCAAGAGAAAGAAACCCAAGGGGGAGCAGAATGCAAGAGATGAGAAGTATCCTCATGAAAATGGTCTTGCAACcagcaggcatcttgagcttgattgGTTAAGCTGATGATAGGAACACCAGGATTAAGATGATACTAGCTTATATATATGCGTGGTTGTTCAGTGTCCTTTTTTGGCAGGTGAGTGTTAGGAAGAGGGAGATCAGTAACTCATTCCCTTTGCCAAGCCTACATAACTTTCTGTCCAGAGGTTTGGATACTCTTGCCAGGTAGAGTTGTTAATTCCTGCAAGCAAGGTGTGATTGATTGTTTTGGTTTTCAAACAAACATGATAATATGGCAGGCAGGACGCAGTGATGAAATGGTGAGAGCATTTACAAAGTGCAAAAATGCCGGAACTCCGAAGGAATGTCAACTGCTCCCTCCGAACCTCAGgtcaaaactgcgacacttattttggatcgaagCAGTATTCATCATGTGTTGCGCATTCATGAGAGCAAGACCTCCGCAGCCATCCCTCTCCTACATGTTGTGAGACGGTTGAAAGCGGATGCGGATTATTATTGGCCAAGGAAAATTTAGGTCTAGGTTGCGGTCTGCCGGCACCGGGCCCTTTTTGCCTGTGCTACCTGCGTCTTTCAGTGTTTCGAGGGGTCGTTTCTAAGACTAGCCATAATggatagtaacatagagtagtaacatgcccatgctactactctatgttactacctctatagtgaggagtaacatatgtgtgataacatgcaacacttcattaatTAAGCTATAGACTCACattgtcttgatatgtgtgatgttacgcaTACTActggtaactagctatgttaccatatgcttctgtttctttatttattgcttgccacatcatctattctatctaaatatgtgtgatgttactatctaTGTTACTCTCACGGTGAGTAGTCTAAGAAGGAGCGCAGGGATACTCACCTAATAAGGTTTTCAGAGGGAAACTACTGAGCCATAGCAGCGGCCACCTGCAGATCACCGAGAAACACTCAACGGCAAATCAATCGTCGGAAAAGATCGATCGAGGCGACGGCATATCCACATCAAGGGGCCAATCAAATAGCATTGACCCTTGCTTATCCACCACCATGAACTCCACGCAACCAATTAATCCTCGTTTGTCCTCATTAACTTAGGTCACCAAACTGCAACCACCACCAACAACGCCTTGTGACAAGACATGTTTAGCATCTCATCCCGGCATAATAACTTTCACGTGTGGAGGTCCGCTTGACTCGATCCACAAGCCGCCTGCAGGTCTCAGACCACGCTAGATTGTGCTGCAGGTCAACAGAGGCAGTACAATATAATTCCGCTGAATGTTGCACGAGAAGCTCCGGCTCCAGAAGCTTGACAAGCAAGAAAAGCTAGACGTTCCTTAATTATATACTATCTGCAAAACGATACTTATTTTTTAAGTTTGTTGGacatgttggctgtgtgcatcgcgCTATGCAGAGGGCCGAGCATTCTTCAATGCGGttgtatcacctcgatatatcAATTAAATGAAATATTCTTTATCCTAAAAATATGCTATGTGCAGGTCCGTTCATGCATGGACTACCAAAAGGCTGGTCATGCCAATAGTACAGTCTCCGAGAAACTGCATCTGAAGGGATCCTGTCAACTTTGCTGTTTGTTTCACTGGAACTGGAAAACACACGAAATCCTGATGAACATTGTCAAAGGAAAACTTCGGTGTTTTTCCTTTGAAACTGGG
This portion of the Triticum dicoccoides isolate Atlit2015 ecotype Zavitan chromosome 7A, WEW_v2.0, whole genome shotgun sequence genome encodes:
- the LOC119329884 gene encoding uncharacterized protein LOC119329884; translated protein: MMMLAASALPLQGWKRQISAVTYQQPHSVPRAVFRVSATKNNERKRRRARNLPKGPALIAEEASPSNGENPATILGLDGDGDATSDGKVAGAPRGAVLQSCTLTSGLLLAAGLLLREASHIASSNGLPFADPTAISFNFETWHLELVAGLVILISSTRYILLQTWPDFRDSSEAANTQILTSLESLDYIVVACLPGISEEFLFRGALMPIFGLNWISALATGVFFGVLHLGNGRKYSFAVWATFVGLAYGLATIASSSIIVPMASHSINNIIGGLLWRFGDNSERKI